A window of the Xenopus laevis strain J_2021 chromosome 9_10L, Xenopus_laevis_v10.1, whole genome shotgun sequence genome harbors these coding sequences:
- the LOC108703774 gene encoding gastrula zinc finger protein XlCGF53.1-like, whose translation MCEVVTMPRCIVQMCSNYSNIASIRGVRMHSFPSKLERIKLWLQAIPQLFQDIDTFALQILNAKTNPYRICSDHFTQECYVNMNCKMFLSKTAVPSIFSSVRPLPSKRLCNLKRRLEGVEVRDHGTTFDRCFGVKHKKVGTEPYLYQRDNYTSTDPQVQILHLQSMSGRLNSIAIADRPPVSTADKSSQCPEYGGSVEMDPWSPQHNHLFSSTSIKSQRQRSHKEPMGMEEASDTGMKGKKKKKDKNEEEEERGKKERMVNLTLEMIYLLTGEHYIPRKKSDDGGALHAPGSVIQKENNKNDKKILELMSNIIQLLTGEVAIRTHHVSIYFSLDEWDYIKGNKDIYEEGIKEEPQKLRPLDCEYEDKREITADLGGTLCYYNEPNKIGAEGADFCDKGNSINPEISPVEQPPPANGIKEESALWEEGNQSVCSINPLTEQIQGTDTPTPIMGYSLNNNLSANYVSNGIKEETASCEGGNHSDGCRDCPTEQIQGTDTPIPIMNMYNCHKHFSTKAGFLKHQKTHTGAKPFVRSGCEKLFVGHSDLTAHKRSRTGKKPFTCSECGNSFTDRSGLRTHQKYHRAGKPFSCSECGKCFTRRSGLTAHIRIHTGEKPFTCTECGKCFRSHGGLRVHKKFHIGAKPFSCSECGKCFTRRSGLNTHLRIHTGEKPFTCTECGKCFARRYVLTAHYQLHTGEKPA comes from the exons ATGTGTGAG GTAGTCACAATGCCGCGCTGTATTGTCCAGATGTGCAGTAACTATAGTAACATTGCGTCGATACGGGGGGTCAGGATGCACTCGTTCCCCTCTAAGCTGGAGAGAATCAAGCTGTGGCTTCAGGCCATCCCGCAGTTGTTTCAGGACATCGATACCTTTGCTCTGCAGATATTAAATGCCAAGACTAACCCCTATCGAATCTGCTCGGATCATTTTACTCAGGAATGTTACGTGAATATGAATTGCAAAATGTTCCTCTCCAAAACCGCTGTGCCCAGTATTTTCTCTTCCGTTCGTCCCCTGCCATCCAAACGCTTGTGCAACTTGAAGAGAAGACTGGAAGGTGTCGAGGTGAGGGACCATGGCACCACGTTTGACCGATGTTTTGGAGTGAAGCATAAGAAGGTTGGCACAGAGCCATATTTATATCAGAGGGACAATTATACAAGTACAGACCCTCAAGTACAAATCCTACACCTGCAGTCTATGAGCGGGAGGTTGAACTCTATTGCCATTGCTGATAGGCCGCCAGTTAGTACAGCAGATAAGTCATCCCAATGTCCTGAATATGGCGGCAGTGTAGAGATGGATCCCTGGAGTCCTCAGCACAATCACTTGTTCTCCTCTACATCCATCAAATCCCAGAG GCAGCGCTCCCAcaaggagccaatgggaatggaggaagcgagtgacacagggatgaaggggaagaagaagaagaaggataaaaatgaggaggaggaggagcgggggaagaaggagagaatggtgaatctgacactggagatgatctatctgctgactggagag cactacatccctaggaagaagtcagatgatgggggggccctgcatgcccctggctccgtcatacagaaggaaaataacaagaatgacaagaagatcctggaactcatgtccaacatcatccagctgctgactggagag gttgccataaggactcatcatgtttccatctatttttccttggacgagtGGGACTATATTAAAGGAAACAAGGACATTTATGAGGAAGGGATAAAGGAGGAGCCCCAGAAGCTCCGCCCATTGG ACTGTGAATATGAAGATAAGAGAGAAATTACAGCTGATCTGGGAGGAACATTATGTTATTATAATGAGCCAAACAAGATTGGGGCTGAAGGAGCCGATTTTTGTGACAAGGGAAATTCCATAAACCCTGAAATTTCTCCAGtggaacagcccccaccagccaatggGATTAAAGAGGAATCTGCTTTGTGGGAAGAGGGAAACCAATCAGtttgcagcattaatccacttacagaacagatacagggaacagatacacctactcctatcatgggataCAGCCTGAATAACAACTTGTCAGCTAATTATGTATCAAATGGAATTAAAGAGGAAACAGCTTCATGTGAAGGGGGAAATCATTCAGATGGCTGTAGAGATTGCCccacagaacagatacagggaacagatacacctatTCCCATCATGAACATGTATAACTGCCATAAACACTTTAGTACTAAGGCCGGTTTCCTCAAGCACCAGAAAACTCACACTGGAGCAAAACCATTTGTCCGTTCTGGGTGTGAGAAACTTTTTGTGGGTCATTCTGATCTAACTGCACATAAAAGAAGTCGCACAGGAAAGAAACCATTtacttgttctgaatgtggaaaCTCTTTTACAGATCGGTCAGGCCTTAGAACCCATCAAAAATATCACAGAGCAGGGAAACCATTTTCCtgctctgaatgtgggaaatgttttacccGCCGCTCAGGCCTTACTGCACATAtcagaattcacacaggagagaaaccattcacttgtactgaatgtgggaaatgtttcagaAGTCATGGAGGCCTAAGAGTACATAAAAAATTTCACATAGGAGCAAAACCATTttcctgttctgaatgtgggaaatgtttcaccCGTCGCTCAGGGCTTAACACACATCtcagaattcacacaggagagaaaccattcacttgtactgaatgtgggaaatgttttgcacGTCGTTATGTGCTTACTGCACATTACCAGttacacacaggagagaaaccagcTTAG
- the LOC108703779 gene encoding LOW QUALITY PROTEIN: oocyte zinc finger protein XlCOF6.1-like (The sequence of the model RefSeq protein was modified relative to this genomic sequence to represent the inferred CDS: inserted 2 bases in 1 codon): protein MGCSLNNHLADKLLSKNIKEERASWERGIHSNGRINPMIEQIYNTDNPTPRCTLNNNPSTKYRPFSFEDVPGLWGGGSRTDCIIDPLTEQIWGAGLSAIVGNRLHNNLPEMKHIKYGKNPANKSAHSSLLMRHGMQLMYNCTKCHKRFSRKSNLDRHQRTHTGEKRYSCVECNRSFTCHSNLKAHERSYMGEKSFSCPECGKCFTRRPHLRRHFKIHTGDKPFACEECGKCFSRRSLLNLHHRTHTGEKPFACSECRKGFKQCSELNVHLRIRKAEKPYMCSKCGKCFSQSSXRSHTGEKPFSCSVCGKCFTSRSHCNVHYRIHTGEKPFSCFECGQCFTQSSNLNKHLRRHLAKKTFHLERMLKTISVTCRTFHVLHRKKVQTVQVLSHVEDLRS from the exons ATGGGGTGCAGCCTGAATAACCACCTGGCAGATAAACTCCTATCAAAAAACATTAAAGAAGAACGAGCATCATGGGAACGGGGAATCCATTCCAATGGCAGAATCAATCCAATGATAGAACAGATATATAATACAGACAATCCTACTCCAAGGTGCACCCTAAATAACAACCCATCCACAAAATATAGACCATTTAGTTTTGAAGATGTCCCAGGTTTGTGGGGTGGAGGAAGCCGTACAGACTGTATCATAGATCCACTCACAGAGCAGATATGGGGGGCAGGTCTATCTGCGATCGTGGGTAACAGGTTACACAACAATCTGCCAGAAATGAAACACATTAAATATGGTAAGAATCCTGCTAATAAATCCGCACATTCATCTCTTCTGATGAGACACGGCATGCAGCTGATGTATAACTGCACTAAATGCCACAAGAGATTTAGCAGGAAGAGCAACCTTGATAGACATCAAAGAACCCACACGGGGGAGAAACGATATTCATGTGTCGAATGCAACAGGTCTTTTACGTGTCACTCCAACCTGAAAGCACATGAGAGGAGTTACATGGGAGAGAAATCGTTTTCTTGCCccgaatgtgggaaatgttttactcGTCGCCCACATCTGAGGCGGCACTTTAAAATTCACACAGGAGACAAACCATTTGCTTGCGAGGAATGTGGGAAATGCTTCTCGCGGAGATCCCTCCTTAACCTGCATCACAGAAcccacacgggggagaaaccatttgcCTGTTCTGAATGCAGAAAAGGTTTCAAACAATGTTCCGAGCTTAACGTCCACTTGAGGATTCGCAAAGCAGAGAAACCCTATATGTGTTCAAAGTGCGGAAAGTGCTTCTCCCAGTCGTC AAGGagtcacacaggggagaaaccattctcaTGTTCTGTATGCGGGAAATGCTTCACAAGTCGCTCTCACTGCAACGTGCATTACAGaattcacaccggggagaaaccattctCTTGTTTTGAGTGTGGCCAATGTTTCACACAGAGCTCGAACCTCAACAAACATCTGAGGCGGCATCTGGCAAAGAAGACTTTTCATCTGGAGCGAATGTTGAAGACTATTTCAGTTACTTGCCGGACATTTCATGTATTGCACAGGAAAAAAGTACAGACAGTACAAGTTTTGTCTCATGTGGAAGATCTCAGATCCTAG